A genomic region of Aspergillus oryzae RIB40 DNA, chromosome 1 contains the following coding sequences:
- a CDS encoding uncharacterized protein (predicted protein): MKFTTVAAILAFAYAAAAAPQGQEGGDGQHGQHDQGEDKTIIKDYCCPVGVNGYGQGYATLGGAVGCSELRPRGTCTEDWPVSWSCYEKPGSSKGPSGQVCFCTASDNCPDSPSFPSLLDSVSALTGAIPALSR, translated from the exons atgaagttcacTACCGTCGCTGCGATCCTCGCTTTCGCCTATGCTGCCGCTGCAGCTCCTCAGGGCCAAGAGGGTGGTGATGGCCAGCATGGCCAGCATGACCAGGGCGAGGATAAGACAATTATTAAGGACTACTGCTGTCCAGTGGGGGTTAATGGGTATGGTCAGGGTTATGCCACACTAGGCGGAGCAGTTGGATGCTCTGAGCTCAGGCCCAGAGGGACCTGCACTGAGGACTGGCCCGTTTCCTGGTCATGCTATGAGAAGCCAGGCAGCTCTAAGGGTCCAAGTGGACAG GTGTGCTTCTGCACCGCGTCTGACAACTGCCCGGATagtccttctttccctaGCCTTCTGGATTCAGTTTCCGCTCTTACCGGTGCTATCCCCGCCTTGTCTCGATAG
- a CDS encoding uncharacterized protein (H+/oligopeptide symporter), whose product MPESTRTPDVPDLQIQSTVTHSDIPKPLQADQAYEPGLRRVPDRIPWVVGLIIVVELGERFTYFGLSGPLQNYIKNPYVPGADLPGALGKGQAIASALGNFFKFWAYASTIVGAVIADQYVGKFKAIVIASGIYIVGLTILVATATPAAINGGSAFGGLIASMVIIGLGTGGIKANVTPFCAEQYQKGSAFVKTLKSGERVVVDPELTVERMFMWFYWAVNIGALSPLITVNVEAKVSFWLAFLIPLIVIVLAAVVFLCSSNLYIKTKPQGSPIVETARTVYVAISERGFENAKPSSLSQRGRLEKYSVASSANYTDQSVDGVKKGIRACKLFLLFPFYFICWVQIWNNLISQAGQMALHGTPNDLLQNLDPIALIIFGPLLDLVVYPTLRHFKIDFRPELKITVGFFMASMSMVYASVLQHYIYISPAQSIHVWVQTPAYVLVAFSEAFVVVTGLEIAYTNAPESLRSLVSSLFWLTIGVAAAICIGLAPVSQDPYLVWMYGSLAIVGFVAGILFYVLYGRTSKQPVPVLDSVETTSGQREDEEAQIESGKRMVVTAKDS is encoded by the exons ATGCCGGAAAGCACAAGAACTCCAGACGTCCCGGATCTTCAAATCCAGTCAACGGTGACCCACTCGGATATACCGAAACCTCTCCAAGCAGACCAGGCGTATGAACCGGGTTTGCGTCGGGTGCCTGACCGTATTCCTTGGGTTGTTGGACTCATCATTGTCGTGGAGCTTGGGGAAAGATTCACCTACTTTGGCCTTAGCGGACCACTGCAGAATTACATCAA AAATCCATACGTGCCTGGTGCGGACCTGCCAGGTGCTCTTGGTAAAGGACAGGCAATTGCATCCGCTCTAGGTAACTTTTTCAAGTTTTGGGCGTATGCCTCCACCATCGTGGGGGCTGTTATAGCTG ATCAGTATGTCGGCAAGTTCAAAGCTATAGTCATAGCTTCCGGGATTTATATCGTCGGCTTGACTATCCTTGTGGCAACTGCGACCCCAGCAGCTATCAATGGCGGATCTGCATTTGGTGGGCTCATTGCCTCGATGGTTATCATTGGACTTGGAACAGGTGGAATCAAAGCGAACGTTACCCCTTTCTGTGCCGAGCAGTATCAGAAAGGGAGCGCTTTTGTCAAGACACTGAAATCAGGAGAACGTGTTGTTGTCGACCCTGAGCTCACCGTAGAGCGAATGTTCATGTG GTTCTACTGGGCCGTTAATATCGGCGCTCTATCACCACTGATTACCGTCAACGTAGAAGCCAAAGTGTCATTTTGGCTAGCCTTTCTCATACCTTTGAT TGTGATTGTCCTTGCTGCCGTCGTCTTTCTATGCAGCAGCAATTTGTATatcaaaaccaaaccacAAGGTTCACCAATTGTCGAAACCGCCAGAACTGTATATGTTGCTATATCGGAAAGGGGCTTCGAGAACGCAAAGCCGAGTTCCCTGAGCCAGCGGGGTCGGTTAGAGAAATACTCTGTTGCCTCCAGCGCCAACTACACCGATCAAAGTGTCGATGGGGTTAAGAAGGGCATCAGAGCCTGCAAA ctcttcctcctcttcccgTTTTATTTCATTTGTTGGGTCCAGATCTGGAATAACCTTATTTCTCAGGCTGGTCAAATGGCTTTGCACGGCACTCCGAATGATTTGCTGCAAAATCTGGACCCTATAGCCTTGATTATCTTTGGTCCGTTGCTCGATC TCGTGGTCTACCCAACGTTGCGTCATTTCAAGATTGATTTCCGACCAGAGTTGAAGATTACTGTCGGGTTCTTCATGGCTTCCATGTCGATGGTGTACGCCAGTGTGCTCCAGCACTACATCTACATCTCCCCTGCTCAAAGCATTCATGTTTGGGTTCAGACACCTGCATACGTTCTTGTCGCCTTTTCAGAAGCTTTCGTTGTGGTGACTGGCTTGGAGATCGCATATACCAACGCGCCCGAAAG TCTGCGCTccctggtttcttctctgttctGGTTAACTATTGGCGTGGCGGCGGCCATTTGTATCGGACTCGCTCCAGTTTCCCAGGATCCCTACTTAGTTTGGATGTATGGATCCCTAGCAATTGTAGGTTTCGTGGCGGGAATCCTCTTCTATGTACTCTACGGAAGGACATCGAAGCAGCCGGTTCCAGTGTTAGATTCGGTGGAGACCACTTCGGGCCAGcgggaagacgaagaggccCAAATTGAGAGTGGTAAACGTATGGTGGTGACGGCGAAAGATTCATAG
- a CDS encoding alpha/beta hydrolase (esterase/lipase), which produces MATITEAEHLITVQTSARGEGNVIPEKYLDGLDVEWKEMWTNHGKNMEGAHLVTIEEFRRCPERYSFTYPTWTGPEVHHLQDYQVPVSNPEGLITCRVYTPAGPGPFPVHLNFHGGGWVLGGLQSEAAWCRSICNGSSIVVIDVDYRLAPEHQYPIALYDCWAAVRWAHTNAQSLNVDPNAISIGGLSSGGLITAVLAHFARDCFPPLELKLQLMVVPATDMRYVPLAIPNAEPLTTESCPYPSAIFCADLPWSPLARESWFLNYYIGTDEEVRSKVLSDWRMTPVLSPSMKGLAPAHIVTAEFDVERDEAEYYGQLLREAGNQVTMKRYAGVPHAFAHYNHPTRGLSKSREFIRDTIKLLSEVHGTDKRNQVA; this is translated from the exons ATGGCTACAATCACGGAAGCAGAACACCTGATCACAGTCCAAACCTCTGCTAGGGGGGAGGGAAACGTGATACCGGAAAAGTACCTGGACGGTTTAGATGTTGagtggaaggagatgtgGACAAATCACGGGAAGAACATGGAAGGGGCTCACTTGGTAACTATCGAAGAATTTCGACGATGCCCTGAAAGATACAGCTTTACCTACCCAACGTGGACAG GCCCCGAAGTACATCATCTCCAAGATTACCAGGTCCCCGTCTCAAATCCCGAGGGATTGATCACCTGTCGCGTCTACACACCAGCTGGGCCAGGTCCATTCCCAGTACACCTAAATTTCCACGGAGGTGGCTGGGTACTTGGAGGCCTACAATCCGAAGCCGCCTGGTGCCGAAGCATCTGCAATGGGTCAtccatcgtcgtcatcgatgTGGATTATCGACTTGCGCCAGAACATCAGTATCCTATCGCGCTGTATGACTGCTGGGCTGCGGTAAGATGGGCACATACCAACGCACAAAGTCTCAACGTTGATCCCAACGCCATATCAATCGGAGGACTGTCGTCAGGTGGATTAATCACAGCTGTTCTTGCCCACTTTGCGCGCGACTGCTTCCCCCCTCTCGAACTCAAACTTCAACTAATGGTCGTGCCCGCGACCGATATGCGCTACGTACCGCTGGCTATACCTAATGCTGAGCCTCTCACCACAGAAAGTTGCCCGTACCCTAGTGCCATATTCTGCGCTGATCTACCCTGGTCCCCACTCGCTCGGGAGTCCTGGTTCCTGAATTACTACATTGGCACGGACGAAGAGGTCCGTTCCAAGGTCCTTTCAGATTGGAGAATGACCCCTGTTCTCTCACCCTCTATGAAGGGTCTCGCCCCGGCACACATTGTCACGGCTGAGTTTGATGTAGAAAGGGATGAAGCTGAGTACTACGGGCAGTTACTTCGTGAGGCAGGGAATCAAGTAACCATGAAAAGGTACGCGGGTGTGCCACATGCATTCGCCCATTACAATCATCCCACTCGGGGGCTGAGCAAGAGTCGAGAGTTCATCAGGGATACGATAAAGCTTCTTTCAGAGGTACACGGTACTGATAAAAGGAACCAGGTGGCGTAG